One region of Brassica napus cultivar Da-Ae chromosome A10, Da-Ae, whole genome shotgun sequence genomic DNA includes:
- the LOC106371246 gene encoding transcription factor ILR3-like, with protein MVSPENANWISELIDAEYGSFTIQGPGFSWPLHQQPIGVSSLGVDGSAGNSEATKEPGSKKRARCESSSATSSKACREKQRRDRLNDKFMELGAILEPGNPPKTDKAAILVDAVRMVTQLRGEAQKLKDSNSSLQDKIKELKTEKNELRDEKQRLKTEKEKLEQQLKAMNAPPQPSFFPAPPMMPTAFASAQGQAPGNKMVPVISYPGVAMWQFMPPASVDTSQDHVLRPPVA; from the exons ATGGTGTCGCCCGAAAACGCTAATTGGATATCCGAATTGATCGACGCAGAGTATGGAAGTTTCACAATTCAAGGCCCTGGCTTCTCCTGGCCTCTTCACCAGCAACCTATTGGCGTTTCCAG TCTTGGAGTTGATGGCTCAGCTGGAAATTCAGAAGCCACCAAGGAACCTGGCTCCAAAAAGAG GGCGAGATGTGAATCGTCCTCTGCCACTAGCTCTAAAGCCTGTAGAGAGAAGCAGCGACGTGACAGGCTGAATGACAA GTTTATGGAATTGGGTGCAATTTTGGAGCCGGGGAATCCTCCCAAAACAGACAAGGCTGCAATCTTGGTCGATGCTGTCCGCATGGTTACACAACTACGTGGCGAGGCGCAGAAGTTGAAGGACTCCAATTCGAGTCTTCAAGACAAAATCAAAGAGTTAAAG ACCGAGAAGAACGAGCTGCGAGATGAGAAGCAGAGGCTGAAGACAGAGAAAGAGAAGCTGGAGCAACAGCTGAAAGCCATGAATGCTCCTCCTCAACCAAGCTTCTTCCCAGCCCCACCTATGATGCCAACTGCTTTTGCTTCTGCGCAAGGCCAAGCTCCCGGAAACAAGATGGTGCCAGTCATCAGTTACCCAGGAGTTGCCATGTGGCAGTTCATGCCTCCTGCTTCAGTCGATACTTCTCAGGATCACGTCCTTCGTCCACCAGTTGCTTAA
- the LOC106371245 gene encoding probable galacturonosyltransferase 12, translating to MQLHISPSLRHVTVVTGKGLREFIKVKVGSRRFSYQMMFYSLLFFTFLLRFVFVLSTVDTIDGDPSPCSSLACLGKRLKPKILGRRAETGNVPEAVYQVLEQPLSEQELKGRSDIPQTLQDFMSEVKRSKSDAREFAQKLKEMVTLMEQRTRTAKIQEYLYRHVASSSIPKQLHCLALKLAHEHSINAAARLQLPEAELVPTLVDNNYFHFVLASDNILAASVVAKSLVQNSLRPHKIVLHIITDRKTYFPMQAWFSLHPLSPAIIEVKALHHFDWLSKGKVPVLEAMEKDQRVRSQFRGGSSVIVANNEENPVVVAAKLQALSPKYNSLMNHIRIHLPELFPSLNKVVFLDDDIVIQTDLSPLWDIDMDGKVNGAVETCRGEDKFVMSKKFKSYLNFSNPLIARHFDPEECAWAYGMNVFDLAAWRKTNISSTYYHWLDENLKSDLSLWQLGTLPPGLIAFHGHVQTIDPFWHMLGLGYQETTSFSDAESAAVVHFNGRAKPWLDIAFPHLRPLWAKYLDSSDRFIKSCHIRAS from the exons ATGCAGCTGCATATATCTCCGAGCTTAAGACATGTGACGGTGGTCACGGGGAAAGGATTGAGAGAGTTCATAAAAGTGAAGGTGGGTTCTAGAAGATTCTCGTATCAGATGATGTTTTACTCTCTGCTCTTCTTCACTTTTCTTCTCCGGTTCGTCTTCGTTCTCTCCACCGTTGATACTATTGACGGCGATCCCTCTCCTTGCTCCTCTCTTG CTTGCTTAGGAAAAAGACTAAAGCCAAAAATTTTAGGACGAAGAGCTGAGACTGGT aaTGTTCCAGAAGCTGTGTACCAAGTGTTGGAACAACCTTTAAGTGAACAAGAGCTAAAAGGACGATCAGACATACCACAAACACTTCAAGATTTCATGTCTGAAGTCAAAAGAAGCAAATCAGACGCAAGAGAGTTTGCTCAAAAGCTAAAAGAAATGGTGACATTAATGGAACAGAGAACCAGAACGGCTAAGATCCAAGAGTATTTATACCGACATGTTGCATCAAGCAGTATACCGAAACAACTTCACTGTTTAGCTCTTAAACTAGCACACGAGCATTCCATAAACGCAGCCGCACGTCTCCAGCTTCCAGAAGCAGAACTAGTCCCAACCTTAGTCGACAACAATTACTTTCACTTTGTCTTGGCGTCAGACAATATTCTTGCAGCCTCGGTCGTGGCTAAGTCTTTGGTTCAGAACTCTTTAAGACCTCATAAGATCGTTCTTCACATCATAACGGATAGGAAAACTTATTTCCCAATGCAAGCCTGGTTCTCATTGCATCCTCTGTCTCCAGCGATCATTGAGGTCAAGGCTTTGCATCATTTTGATTGGTTATCGAAAGGGAAAGTTCCTGTTTTGGAAGCTATGGAGAAGGATCAGAGAGTGAGGTCTCAGTTCAGAGGCGGTTCATCGGTTATTGTTGCTAACAACGAGGAGAATCCAGTTGTTGTTGCTGCTAAGTTACAAGCTCTTAGCCCTAAGTACAACTCCTTGATGAATCACATCCGTATACATCTACCAGAG TTGTTTCCGAGCCTAAACAAGGTCGTGTTTCTAGACGATGACATTGTGATACAAACAGATCTTTCACCACTTTGGGACATTGACATGGACGGGAAAGTTAATGGAGCAGTTGAGACATGTAGAGGAGAAGACAAGTTTGTCATGTCAAAGAAGTTCAAGAGTTACCTCAATTTCTCAAACCCGTTAATAGCCAGACACTTCGACCCAGAGGAATGTGCTTGGGCTTACGGGATGAATGTGTTCGATCTAGCTGCTTGGAGGAAGACTAATATAAGCTCTACTTACTATCATTGGCTCGACGAG AACTTAAAGTCAGACCTGAGTTTGTGGCAGCTCGGAACTTTGCCTCCAGGGTTGATAGCTTTCCACGGCCATGTCCAGACCATAGATCCGTTCTGGCATATGCTTGGTCTTGGATACCAAGAGACCACAAGCTTTTCTGATGCTGAAAGTGCAGCTGTTGTCCATTTCAATGGAAGAGCTAAGCCTTGGCTTGATATAGCATTTCCTCATCTACGTCCTCTTTGGGCTAAGTATCTTGATTCCTCTGACAGGTTCATCAAGAGCTGTCACATCAGAGCATCATAA